Proteins from a genomic interval of Sphingomonas sp. Y38-1Y:
- a CDS encoding HlyD family type I secretion periplasmic adaptor subunit gives MARRGRNRTAVWVVALATVTIIGFVAWSFWARLDQITRAPGQVIPAGRVQVIQSTDGGQIAQIAVREGDHVKRGQMLMKLATARVDAGVEEASSRVASLQAQIARIEAELFSRPLRFPPLAARYPDYVANERLLFQRRRAALADQIAALGQTASLGRQELALNLPLVKTGDVARSEVLRMERAISDTEGQITNIRNKYIQDLQAEYTRAKEELVTAQQQFTQRTAVRGDTELRSPVDGIVKNVRLTTVGGVLRPGDEAMQIVPTGDELIVEAKVPPADIAFIRVGQGASVKFDAYDSAIYGAGEGTVTFVSPDTLTEQRAQGGDLTFYRVHLKVDTRRMRAPNAGERIEIQPGMTATAEIKTGEHTVFRYLTKPITRTLSESMGER, from the coding sequence ATGGCGCGGCGCGGGCGCAATCGCACGGCGGTGTGGGTCGTCGCGCTGGCGACGGTGACGATCATCGGCTTCGTCGCCTGGTCGTTCTGGGCGCGCCTCGACCAGATCACGCGCGCGCCTGGTCAGGTCATTCCGGCGGGCCGCGTCCAGGTCATCCAGTCCACCGACGGCGGCCAGATCGCGCAGATCGCGGTGCGCGAGGGCGACCACGTCAAGCGCGGCCAGATGCTGATGAAGCTTGCCACCGCGCGCGTCGATGCCGGGGTGGAGGAAGCAAGCTCCCGCGTCGCCAGCCTTCAGGCCCAGATCGCCCGGATCGAGGCGGAGCTGTTCAGCCGTCCGCTCCGCTTCCCGCCGCTGGCCGCGCGCTACCCCGATTACGTCGCCAACGAGCGGTTGCTGTTCCAGCGCCGCCGCGCCGCGCTCGCCGATCAGATCGCGGCGCTCGGCCAGACCGCCAGCCTGGGTCGCCAGGAGCTCGCGCTCAACCTGCCTTTGGTCAAGACAGGTGACGTCGCCCGGTCGGAGGTGCTCCGGATGGAGCGCGCGATCAGCGATACCGAGGGGCAGATCACCAACATCCGCAACAAGTACATCCAGGATCTCCAGGCCGAATATACCCGGGCCAAGGAAGAGCTGGTGACCGCGCAGCAGCAGTTCACGCAGCGAACGGCGGTGCGCGGCGATACCGAGCTGCGCTCCCCCGTCGACGGCATCGTCAAGAACGTCCGGCTGACGACGGTCGGCGGGGTGCTGCGCCCCGGCGACGAGGCGATGCAGATCGTTCCCACCGGCGACGAGCTGATCGTCGAGGCCAAGGTGCCGCCCGCCGACATCGCCTTCATCCGCGTGGGGCAGGGCGCGTCGGTGAAGTTCGACGCCTATGACAGCGCGATCTATGGCGCGGGGGAGGGGACGGTGACGTTCGTCAGCCCCGACACCCTGACCGAGCAGCGCGCGCAGGGCGGCGACCTCACCTTCTACCGCGTCCACCTCAAGGTCGACACGCGGCGGATGCGCGCGCCCAATGCCGGCGAGCGGATCGAGATTCAGCCCGGCATGACCGCGACCGCCGAGATCAAGACGGGCGAGCACACGGTGTTCCGCTACCTCACCAAGCCGATCACCCGCACGCTCTCGGAGTCGATGGGCGAGCGATAG
- a CDS encoding HlyD family type I secretion periplasmic adaptor subunit has protein sequence MNMERSLPVPVENRGVVHLEDRVGAIRPKSASNILLWTIAAFFVLFVAWAALTQIDRTVRGSGRIVPGSRLQVVSNLEGGIVEAILVKAGDVVKKGQALIRLDPTRTGAELGTNEVTVGALQAKIARLSAEVMGREPRYAASTDPTVNEQIGIERSLHASRMADLGAATAAGEARVNQWQRAVAEAQATYEARAGALRSLEQQLGLIRPLVDRGIEPRLQLVTLENNAAVARSDMAAAQAAIARAQASVAEARSSLNQVRQDWRATAASELAAAQAEMTAKRRVTPALADAVRRATVTAPLDGRINRVLVSTVGGSVGSGAPLVELVPSEDLLMVEVQVNPKDIGFVRLNQPARINISAYDSAIYGSMDGKVVTISPDAVVEERTGQSYYIVKVQADGATMKGPRGENLPLGPGMTVEASLLGDKRSVLSYVFTPITRLSERAFRE, from the coding sequence ATGAACATGGAACGCTCGCTGCCCGTCCCCGTCGAGAATCGCGGTGTGGTGCATCTGGAGGACCGCGTCGGTGCGATCCGGCCGAAGTCGGCGTCGAACATCCTCCTCTGGACGATCGCGGCGTTCTTCGTGCTGTTCGTCGCTTGGGCGGCGCTGACGCAGATCGACCGGACGGTGCGCGGATCGGGGCGGATCGTCCCCGGATCGCGGCTCCAGGTCGTCTCCAATCTGGAGGGCGGGATCGTCGAGGCAATCCTGGTCAAGGCGGGCGACGTGGTGAAGAAGGGACAGGCGCTGATCCGCCTGGATCCCACGCGCACCGGCGCGGAGCTCGGCACCAACGAAGTGACGGTGGGCGCGCTCCAAGCCAAGATCGCGCGGCTGTCGGCCGAGGTGATGGGCCGCGAGCCGCGCTATGCCGCCTCGACCGATCCCACCGTCAACGAGCAAATCGGCATCGAGCGCTCGCTTCACGCCAGCCGCATGGCCGATCTGGGCGCCGCCACCGCCGCGGGCGAGGCGCGGGTCAATCAGTGGCAACGCGCGGTCGCGGAGGCGCAGGCGACCTATGAGGCGCGTGCCGGCGCGCTACGCAGCCTGGAACAGCAGCTCGGCCTGATCCGCCCGCTGGTCGATCGCGGGATCGAGCCGCGGCTCCAGCTCGTCACGCTGGAGAACAACGCTGCGGTCGCGCGCAGCGACATGGCTGCGGCGCAGGCGGCGATCGCCCGTGCACAGGCGAGCGTCGCGGAGGCGCGCTCGTCGCTTAACCAGGTCCGCCAGGATTGGCGCGCCACCGCGGCCAGCGAATTGGCGGCGGCGCAGGCGGAAATGACCGCCAAGCGCCGCGTGACCCCCGCGCTTGCCGACGCAGTCCGCCGCGCCACCGTCACCGCGCCGCTCGACGGCCGCATCAACCGCGTGCTTGTCTCGACCGTGGGCGGCAGCGTCGGATCGGGCGCGCCGCTGGTCGAGCTGGTGCCGAGCGAGGACCTGTTGATGGTCGAGGTTCAGGTCAATCCGAAGGACATCGGCTTCGTTCGCCTCAACCAGCCCGCACGCATCAACATCTCCGCCTATGACTCGGCGATCTACGGTTCGATGGACGGCAAGGTCGTGACGATCTCCCCCGACGCGGTGGTCGAGGAGCGGACGGGTCAGAGCTATTACATCGTCAAGGTGCAGGCCGATGGCGCGACGATGAAGGGTCCGCGCGGCGAGAACCTGCCGCTGGGGCCGGGCATGACCGTCGAGGCCAGCCTGCTCGGCGACAAGCGCTCGGTGCTCAGCTACGTCTTCACGCCGATCACGCGCCTCAGCGAGCGCGCGTTCCGCGAATGA
- a CDS encoding type I secretion system permease/ATPase has translation MSDPNLIEARPPRFAAWLAEPMLRNRGMFMKVALAAVLLNIFGLVISLFTMTVYDRVVPNLAFDSLTALSIGVAIVLVFDFILRILRAYFVDIAGADIDREIGGNVFDRMMRIRLDMKRGSVGQLSGLMRELETLRDFFASATLTAIVDVPFIILTLIFIGFIGGPIVFIPLILVPIVIGAGYLTHPALDRLSAKSMAGGLSKQSVLVESIGSLEMVKTSGAQKLLEKRWMKAIDDHADSSMRQRLISTIAVTIATSANSAAYMGVVVMGVFLIAERELTTGGLVACSILAGRAVQPLAQIAQLMSRISATRTAYRQLNGLMSVPSEGPIGQPLYPGRFEGKIELKNISFKYPGASEKTLDNFTFTVEPGQRVALIGRVGSGKSTVARLMLGLYQPQEGLVLIDGTDIRQFDTDGLRANIGTALQETVLLSGTVRENISLDRPHIDDGEMLRASQLSGAHSFMGQITNGYDLLLADRGEGLSGGQRQSITLARALAGKPPILIFDEPTSAMDSQTEAALIDRLSEEMKGRTLVMITHRSALLKLADRIAIVEGGKVIADGPRDAILQQLNRPRAAA, from the coding sequence ATGAGCGACCCCAATCTGATCGAGGCTCGCCCCCCGCGGTTCGCCGCCTGGCTTGCCGAGCCGATGCTTCGCAACCGCGGCATGTTCATGAAGGTGGCGCTGGCGGCGGTGCTGCTCAACATCTTTGGGCTGGTGATCTCGCTGTTCACGATGACGGTCTATGACCGTGTCGTCCCGAACCTTGCCTTCGACTCGCTGACCGCGCTGTCGATCGGCGTTGCGATTGTGCTCGTCTTCGACTTCATCCTGCGCATCCTGCGGGCCTATTTCGTCGATATCGCTGGCGCCGACATCGACCGGGAAATCGGCGGCAACGTGTTCGACCGAATGATGCGCATCCGCCTGGACATGAAGCGCGGATCGGTCGGGCAGCTATCGGGACTGATGCGCGAGCTGGAGACGCTGCGCGACTTCTTCGCCTCGGCCACGCTGACCGCAATCGTCGACGTGCCCTTCATCATCCTGACGTTGATCTTCATCGGCTTCATCGGCGGACCCATCGTGTTCATCCCGCTGATCCTGGTGCCGATCGTGATCGGCGCGGGATACCTGACGCATCCGGCACTGGACCGTCTTTCGGCGAAGTCGATGGCGGGTGGCCTCTCCAAGCAGTCGGTGCTGGTCGAATCAATCGGCTCGCTGGAGATGGTCAAGACCTCGGGCGCGCAGAAGCTGCTCGAGAAGCGCTGGATGAAGGCGATCGACGATCACGCCGACAGCTCGATGCGGCAGCGGCTGATCTCGACGATCGCGGTGACGATCGCGACCAGCGCCAACAGCGCCGCTTATATGGGCGTGGTCGTGATGGGCGTGTTCCTGATCGCCGAGCGCGAGCTGACCACCGGCGGCCTCGTCGCCTGCTCGATCCTGGCGGGCCGCGCGGTGCAGCCGCTGGCGCAGATCGCGCAGTTGATGAGCCGCATCTCCGCGACGCGCACCGCCTATCGCCAGCTCAACGGGTTGATGTCTGTCCCGTCGGAGGGGCCGATCGGCCAGCCGCTCTATCCCGGCCGGTTCGAGGGCAAGATCGAGCTCAAGAACATCAGCTTCAAATATCCCGGCGCCTCGGAAAAGACGCTCGACAATTTCACCTTCACCGTCGAGCCGGGGCAGCGCGTCGCGCTGATCGGCCGGGTCGGGTCGGGCAAGTCGACGGTCGCGCGGCTGATGCTCGGCCTCTATCAGCCGCAGGAAGGGCTGGTGCTGATCGACGGCACCGATATCCGCCAGTTCGATACCGATGGCCTGCGCGCCAATATCGGCACCGCGCTTCAGGAAACGGTGCTGCTGTCGGGCACGGTGCGCGAGAACATCTCGCTCGACCGCCCGCATATCGACGATGGCGAGATGCTGCGCGCGTCGCAGCTGTCGGGCGCGCACAGCTTCATGGGCCAGATCACCAACGGCTACGACCTCCTCCTCGCCGACCGCGGCGAGGGGCTGTCGGGTGGGCAGCGCCAGTCGATCACGCTGGCGCGTGCGCTCGCCGGCAAGCCGCCGATCCTGATCTTCGACGAGCCGACCAGCGCGATGGATTCGCAGACCGAAGCGGCGCTGATCGACCGCCTGAGCGAAGAGATGAAGGGCCGGACGCTGGTGATGATTACCCACCGTTCCGCGCTCCTCAAGCTCGCCGACCGCATCGCCATCGTCGAGGGGGGCAAGGTGATCGCCGACGGCCCGCGCGACGCGATCCTGCAACAGCTCAACCGCCCGCGCGCGGCGGCCTGA
- a CDS encoding RcnB family protein: MRKLITTALMAAVAIPSLAVPGVASAQSWREVQDSRRDVREERRDLRDAYRNGDRRDVREARRDLRDAQRELREDRRDFRRDQRWGRNDWRDYRGRNRALYARGNWRAPFRYNQWRPGVRIAPTYYGQRYWINDPYRYRLPAVGRNQRWIRHYDDVVLIDYRRGVVVDVIRGFYF; encoded by the coding sequence ATGCGTAAGCTCATCACCACCGCCCTGATGGCCGCGGTCGCGATCCCGTCGCTCGCGGTGCCGGGTGTCGCCAGTGCTCAGTCGTGGCGCGAGGTCCAGGACAGCCGCCGCGACGTGCGCGAGGAGCGCCGCGATCTTCGCGACGCGTATCGCAACGGCGACCGCCGCGATGTGCGGGAGGCCCGCCGCGACCTGCGCGACGCGCAGCGCGAGCTTCGCGAGGATCGACGTGACTTCCGCCGCGACCAGCGCTGGGGTCGCAACGACTGGCGCGACTATCGCGGCCGCAACCGCGCGCTCTATGCCCGCGGCAACTGGCGCGCGCCGTTCCGTTACAATCAGTGGCGCCCGGGCGTCCGCATCGCACCGACCTATTATGGCCAGCGCTATTGGATCAATGACCCGTACCGCTATCGCCTGCCCGCGGTCGGCCGCAACCAGCGCTGGATCCGGCATTACGACGACGTGGTGCTGATCGACTATCGCCGCGGCGTGGTGGTCGACGTGATCCGCGGCTTCTACTTCTAA
- a CDS encoding outer membrane protein assembly factor BamE, with protein MALSGPRAIASLLALSAAVAACAPLRSHQGYVIDADLVNSVQPGVDNRESVLRTLGQPTLTAQFNQGEWYYVSRDSRNLAFNNPDAKAQTTIRIRFDPNGTVRSIDRMGLEQIASVSPTSKKTPTLGREKSFFQELFGNIGTVGAAGTGGGGGGPR; from the coding sequence ATGGCGCTGTCCGGTCCCCGTGCGATCGCGTCGCTGCTGGCCCTTTCGGCCGCGGTGGCCGCGTGTGCGCCGCTTCGGAGCCATCAGGGCTATGTGATCGACGCCGACCTGGTCAATTCGGTTCAGCCGGGCGTCGACAATCGCGAATCGGTGCTGCGCACGCTCGGCCAGCCGACGCTGACCGCGCAGTTCAACCAGGGCGAGTGGTATTACGTGTCGCGCGACAGCCGCAACCTCGCCTTCAACAACCCGGATGCCAAGGCGCAGACGACAATTCGCATCCGCTTCGACCCCAACGGCACAGTCCGCAGCATCGACCGCATGGGCCTGGAGCAGATCGCGTCGGTCAGCCCCACGTCGAAGAAGACGCCGACGCTGGGCCGCGAGAAGAGCTTCTTCCAGGAGCTGTTCGGCAACATCGGTACCGTCGGCGCGGCGGGCACGGGCGGCGGTGGCGGCGGCCCTCGCTGA
- a CDS encoding TolC family protein: MRLARRLLLAALVGHAGAAAQTLGPPDPRSAPATEQATPRPPAVGPALYEAVQRATDSYPAVQSQRGSVRAADQEIRAAKQLALPRFGVQGVALGTGDGLGSQLVADQPVYTFGRIGAQVDRARAERMARAGQVDETVLRLALDVTDAYFTIARLARRASILEANLKNLDTLVGSIRNRVDAEVSPATDLALARSRASQTQQELALTRAQQQAAVARIRQFLGDASYDPGAVPTYDPAIHHPQIADAIEAARRCSPARGRLAAQAMVAQADARIARKSLLPQLSAQASYNDIVGARVGLAVTAQTQGGLSDLRRADAARERASAAGIDVQTAERETIEQVSADLVENAAARDRIDASKDAADTADQVTASFYRQFVAGRRTWLDVMNAVREAAQARLGESDAEITAMASSARLLLRTCTWQPQGRLLGEPAWPSD, from the coding sequence ATGAGGCTGGCTCGCCGCCTCCTCCTGGCGGCGCTGGTCGGGCATGCGGGTGCGGCGGCGCAGACGCTCGGCCCGCCCGATCCGCGCAGCGCGCCCGCGACCGAGCAGGCGACGCCCCGCCCGCCCGCGGTCGGCCCGGCGCTGTACGAGGCCGTGCAGCGCGCAACCGACAGCTATCCGGCGGTTCAGTCGCAGCGCGGATCGGTCCGCGCCGCCGACCAGGAGATCCGCGCCGCCAAGCAGCTCGCCCTTCCGCGATTCGGCGTGCAGGGCGTTGCGCTGGGAACGGGCGACGGTCTGGGCAGCCAGCTCGTCGCCGACCAGCCCGTCTATACCTTTGGCCGGATCGGCGCGCAGGTCGACCGCGCGCGCGCCGAGCGGATGGCGCGGGCGGGGCAGGTGGACGAGACCGTGCTGCGCCTCGCGCTCGACGTCACCGACGCCTATTTCACGATCGCCCGGCTGGCGCGGCGGGCGTCGATCCTGGAGGCGAATCTCAAGAACCTCGACACGCTGGTCGGCTCGATCCGCAACCGTGTCGATGCGGAGGTGAGCCCGGCCACCGACCTGGCGCTCGCGCGGTCGCGGGCATCGCAGACGCAGCAGGAGCTGGCGCTGACCCGCGCGCAGCAGCAGGCGGCGGTGGCGCGCATCCGCCAGTTCCTGGGCGACGCCAGCTACGATCCGGGGGCGGTGCCGACCTATGATCCCGCGATCCACCATCCGCAGATCGCCGACGCGATAGAGGCGGCGCGGCGGTGCAGCCCCGCCCGTGGCCGGCTCGCGGCGCAGGCGATGGTCGCGCAGGCCGATGCGCGGATCGCGCGGAAATCGCTGCTGCCGCAATTGTCGGCACAGGCAAGCTACAACGACATCGTCGGCGCGCGCGTCGGCCTGGCGGTGACGGCGCAGACGCAAGGCGGGCTCTCCGACCTTCGCCGCGCCGATGCCGCACGCGAACGGGCGAGCGCGGCCGGCATCGACGTCCAGACCGCCGAGCGCGAGACGATCGAGCAGGTGAGCGCGGACCTGGTCGAGAACGCCGCCGCGCGCGATCGCATCGATGCGAGCAAGGACGCCGCCGACACCGCCGACCAGGTGACGGCCAGCTTCTATCGCCAGTTCGTCGCCGGGCGGCGCACCTGGCTCGACGTGATGAACGCGGTGCGCGAGGCGGCGCAGGCGCGGCTGGGCGAATCGGACGCGGAGATCACCGCGATGGCCTCGTCCGCGCGCCTGCTGCTGCGAACCTGCACCTGGCAGCCGCAAGGCAGGTTACTAGGGGAACCGGCATGGCCGAGCGACTGA
- a CDS encoding YceD family protein: MTPEFARPLRLDQIGAGDHRLHIEADESERAALARRFDLLSLDRLEADYAVRRDAVGVLATGRLTGAVMQACVVTGVPVPASVDEPFTLRFLPEPGEDAPEEVELGESDCDTMFYTGSAIDLGEAAAETLALALDPFPRAPEAAAALREAGVLGEGEAGPFAGLAALKDKLGK; this comes from the coding sequence GTGACTCCGGAATTTGCACGCCCGCTTCGCCTCGATCAGATCGGCGCCGGCGATCACCGGCTGCATATCGAGGCGGACGAGAGCGAGCGCGCGGCGCTCGCCAGGCGCTTCGACCTCCTGTCGCTGGATCGGCTGGAGGCGGACTATGCCGTGCGCCGCGACGCGGTGGGCGTGCTCGCGACCGGCCGGCTGACCGGCGCGGTGATGCAGGCGTGCGTCGTGACCGGCGTGCCCGTTCCCGCATCGGTCGACGAACCCTTCACGCTCCGCTTCCTCCCCGAACCGGGCGAGGACGCGCCCGAAGAGGTCGAGCTGGGCGAGTCGGACTGCGACACCATGTTCTACACCGGCAGCGCCATCGATCTCGGCGAAGCCGCGGCGGAGACGCTGGCGCTGGCGCTCGACCCCTTCCCGCGCGCGCCCGAGGCAGCGGCGGCGCTCCGCGAGGCAGGGGTGCTCGGTGAAGGCGAAGCGGGGCCGTTTGCGGGTCTGGCGGCGCTGAAGGACAAGCTGGGCAAGTGA
- a CDS encoding ubiquinol-cytochrome C chaperone family protein, whose amino-acid sequence MGLLQRLLGKPRERVGDPLYNAVVARARQPHWYVEGGVPDTIDGRFDMVAAVLAMVLLRLETEGERQAVLSASLAECFIEDMDVQLRQQGVGDIMVGKHIGKMMGMLGGRLGVYREGLATGDLEGALVRNVWRGQAPAPAALAHVRESLTAFRADLDGMGGDRLREGVLP is encoded by the coding sequence ATGGGACTGCTGCAACGCCTTTTGGGCAAGCCGCGCGAGCGCGTGGGCGACCCTCTCTACAACGCCGTCGTCGCGCGGGCGCGCCAGCCGCACTGGTATGTCGAGGGGGGCGTCCCCGATACGATCGACGGTCGCTTCGACATGGTCGCCGCGGTGCTGGCGATGGTGCTGCTGCGGCTGGAGACGGAGGGGGAGCGCCAGGCGGTGCTGTCCGCGTCGCTCGCCGAATGCTTCATCGAGGACATGGACGTCCAGCTTCGCCAGCAGGGCGTCGGCGACATCATGGTCGGCAAGCATATCGGCAAGATGATGGGGATGCTGGGCGGACGGCTGGGCGTCTATCGCGAGGGGTTGGCGACCGGCGACCTCGAAGGCGCGCTGGTGCGCAATGTCTGGCGAGGGCAGGCACCGGCGCCCGCGGCGCTGGCGCATGTGCGCGAGAGCCTGACCGCGTTCCGCGCCGATCTCGACGGGATGGGCGGCGACCGATTGCGCGAAGGCGTGCTGCCGTGA
- a CDS encoding ATP-binding cassette domain-containing protein encodes MAERLTDIVAEFARLMGVQLAPQWRDRLGGSIGDDREALARLCGELGWQPPVVLDRRPRAHALPAVLFSEDGGWAIAEAWEGPDLLRVRAGHAVETRPWSDDLRFFRLRFPDAMRGGAETSAARVFRNAILQRRGAIGTAMLATAMVNLIALATSLFSMQVYDRVIPRAGYSTLWVLTVGVLVALALDFLLRTTRSLMMEREAADIDMEVGEYFFARAQAIRLDARGGGIGTMAAQLRGLEQVRSLYSSATLFLLADLPFTILFLIVIWALGGIVVLVPLAVFPVSIAIAWALAKGIRDATERAQVSSNRKNGLLVESFDAAETVKANRGGWYMLARWNQLIESVLAADEPVRRWQAISMSVFAMLQQMAYVGVIAFGAVRVTEGDLTTGGLVAVAIIAGRVNGPLIAQLPSMIVQWGYARSSLKQLDAILAAPQDHPAGAGGLRPDVLIPSLRFDRVEFAYAGTKETLNIGALRIEPGERVGLIGGIGSGKTTLLRMMAGLYAPQRGLVQLGGLDMAQVAEDVLRGAVGYLPQDVRLVNGTLRDNLLLGLADPGDQAILAAARRTGLAGLIAAHPLGLDLMIAEGGRGLSGGQKTLTGLTRLLLAEPSLVLLDEPTANLDQGTESAVMNAITEKLTAETTLVLVTHKLALLSMTERVIVMENGQVRLDGPRDEVLKRLQASGVAQVQPAGGPGAIRVSQPGGVTQGGTGFKGAA; translated from the coding sequence ATGGCCGAGCGACTGACCGACATCGTCGCCGAATTCGCGCGCCTGATGGGCGTGCAGCTTGCCCCGCAATGGCGCGACCGGCTGGGCGGCAGCATCGGCGACGACCGCGAGGCGCTCGCCCGCCTCTGCGGAGAGCTGGGCTGGCAGCCGCCGGTGGTGCTCGACCGGCGCCCCCGCGCGCATGCGCTGCCCGCCGTCCTGTTCAGCGAGGATGGCGGCTGGGCGATCGCCGAGGCGTGGGAAGGTCCCGACTTGCTCCGCGTCCGCGCCGGCCATGCGGTCGAGACGCGGCCCTGGTCCGACGATCTGCGCTTCTTCCGCCTGCGCTTCCCCGACGCGATGCGCGGGGGTGCGGAGACGAGCGCCGCCCGCGTCTTCCGCAACGCCATCCTCCAGCGGCGCGGCGCGATTGGCACTGCGATGCTGGCGACGGCGATGGTCAACCTGATCGCGCTCGCCACGTCGCTCTTCTCGATGCAGGTCTATGACCGCGTCATCCCGCGTGCGGGCTATTCGACGCTCTGGGTGCTGACGGTCGGGGTGCTGGTCGCGCTGGCGCTCGACTTCCTCCTTCGCACCACGCGTTCGCTGATGATGGAGCGCGAGGCTGCCGATATCGACATGGAGGTCGGCGAGTATTTCTTCGCACGCGCGCAGGCGATCCGGCTGGATGCGCGCGGCGGCGGCATCGGCACCATGGCCGCGCAGCTTCGCGGGCTGGAGCAGGTGCGCTCGCTCTACTCCTCGGCAACCTTGTTCCTGCTCGCCGACCTGCCGTTCACGATCCTCTTCCTCATCGTCATCTGGGCGCTGGGTGGCATCGTCGTGCTCGTGCCGCTGGCGGTGTTCCCCGTCTCGATCGCGATCGCCTGGGCGTTGGCAAAGGGCATCCGCGATGCGACCGAGCGCGCGCAGGTGAGCTCCAACCGCAAGAACGGCCTGCTCGTCGAAAGCTTCGACGCGGCCGAGACGGTGAAGGCCAATCGCGGCGGCTGGTACATGCTGGCGCGCTGGAACCAGCTGATCGAATCGGTGCTCGCCGCCGACGAGCCCGTCCGCCGCTGGCAGGCGATCTCGATGTCGGTCTTCGCGATGCTCCAGCAGATGGCCTATGTCGGCGTGATCGCGTTCGGCGCGGTCCGCGTGACTGAGGGCGATCTGACCACCGGCGGCCTCGTTGCGGTCGCGATCATCGCGGGGCGGGTGAACGGCCCGCTGATCGCGCAGCTTCCCTCGATGATCGTGCAGTGGGGCTATGCGCGGTCCTCGCTGAAGCAGCTCGACGCCATCCTCGCCGCGCCGCAGGACCATCCGGCGGGGGCGGGCGGCCTGCGCCCCGACGTGCTGATCCCGTCGCTGCGCTTCGACCGGGTCGAGTTCGCCTATGCCGGGACGAAGGAGACGCTCAACATCGGTGCGCTTCGCATCGAGCCGGGTGAGCGCGTCGGCCTGATTGGCGGGATCGGATCGGGCAAGACGACGCTGCTGCGGATGATGGCGGGCCTCTATGCCCCGCAGCGCGGGTTGGTGCAGCTCGGTGGCCTCGACATGGCGCAGGTTGCCGAGGACGTGCTGCGCGGCGCGGTCGGCTATCTTCCGCAGGACGTGCGGCTGGTGAACGGGACGCTGCGCGACAACCTCCTGCTCGGTCTCGCCGATCCGGGCGATCAGGCGATCCTGGCGGCGGCGCGGCGGACGGGGCTGGCCGGGCTGATCGCCGCGCATCCGCTCGGTCTCGACCTCATGATCGCAGAGGGTGGGCGCGGGCTGTCGGGCGGACAGAAGACGCTGACGGGTCTCACCCGTCTGTTGCTGGCAGAGCCGTCGCTGGTGCTGCTCGACGAACCGACCGCCAATCTGGACCAGGGCACCGAAAGTGCGGTGATGAATGCGATCACCGAGAAGCTGACCGCCGAGACGACGTTGGTGCTGGTCACGCACAAGCTCGCGCTCCTCTCCATGACCGAGCGCGTCATCGTGATGGAGAATGGGCAGGTGCGCCTGGACGGTCCACGTGACGAGGTGCTCAAGCGGCTTCAGGCGAGCGGCGTCGCACAGGTGCAGCCCGCCGGCGGCCCCGGCGCGATCCGCGTGAGCCAGCCCGGCGGCGTCACGCAGGGCGGCACCGGCTTCAAGGGAGCGGCATGA